From Achromobacter spanius, a single genomic window includes:
- a CDS encoding Fur family transcriptional regulator: protein MDHTRLRDAGIKATFPRLKILDIFYRHADEHMSAADIYRRLISDHSNIGLATVYRVITQLEHAGLLKRTQLDTHTNVFELNDKGHHDHLVCTRCGQIRESSDPAMAQLVRKIARRSGFELDSYSLVLYGSCGCAKDDPALPHGAFE from the coding sequence ATGGACCACACACGGCTGCGCGACGCCGGCATCAAAGCCACTTTCCCGCGATTGAAGATCCTGGACATCTTCTACCGCCACGCAGACGAGCACATGAGCGCCGCGGACATCTACCGCCGCCTCATCTCGGATCACAGCAATATCGGCCTGGCCACGGTTTACCGGGTGATCACGCAACTGGAGCACGCCGGCCTGCTCAAACGCACCCAGCTCGATACGCACACCAATGTGTTCGAACTGAACGACAAGGGCCATCACGACCATCTGGTCTGCACGCGCTGCGGGCAGATCCGGGAGTCCAGCGATCCGGCCATGGCACAACTGGTCAGGAAGATCGCACGCCGCAGCGGCTTCGAACTGGATTCCTACAGCCTGGTGCTTTACGGCAGCTGCGGCTGCGCCAAGGACGATCCCGCCCTGCCCCACGGAGCCTTCGAATGA
- a CDS encoding helix-turn-helix domain-containing protein: MLQAASAPPLPDVLLTPFSLCRRRESKGISVPAHTHAEGMLVLVHEGLVMVQSGERVLTVLPGSLGWIPPGVQHGARWFGEARGSFLHVHPDICGRLPTNCRAWPSSRLIEALVERFTEGGWQDAPPSYQAQLFDVLLEELRQRTFDATAPLPMPADPRLQDLANTLLDTPDDTAGIDEWAQRLNMSSRTLMRRFRQETGVTLGQWRQQARLLRALEMLFRGGSVTQAALSVGYESTSAFIGSFRTAFGMTPTRYLADRG; this comes from the coding sequence ATGCTTCAAGCGGCTTCCGCTCCCCCTCTGCCAGACGTCCTGCTGACGCCGTTCAGCTTGTGCAGGCGGCGGGAGTCCAAGGGAATCTCCGTGCCGGCGCACACCCACGCCGAGGGCATGCTGGTGCTGGTCCACGAAGGGCTGGTGATGGTGCAGTCGGGCGAGCGCGTGCTGACGGTGCTGCCGGGCAGTCTGGGATGGATTCCGCCCGGGGTGCAGCATGGCGCGCGCTGGTTCGGCGAGGCGCGCGGGTCATTCCTGCACGTGCACCCGGACATCTGCGGACGCCTGCCGACGAACTGCCGCGCGTGGCCGTCTTCCCGGCTGATCGAGGCGCTGGTCGAACGCTTTACGGAAGGCGGGTGGCAGGACGCGCCGCCGTCCTATCAGGCGCAGCTTTTCGATGTGCTGCTGGAGGAACTGCGGCAGCGCACCTTCGATGCGACCGCGCCGCTGCCGATGCCGGCCGATCCGCGTCTGCAGGACCTGGCCAACACGCTGCTGGATACGCCGGACGACACGGCGGGCATCGACGAATGGGCGCAGCGGCTGAACATGTCGTCGCGCACGCTGATGCGGCGTTTTCGCCAGGAGACGGGCGTGACGCTGGGGCAGTGGCGCCAGCAAGCCCGGTTGCTGCGGGCGCTGGAGATGCTGTTCCGGGGCGGATCGGTCACCCAGGCGGCGCTGTCGGTCGGGTATGAAAGCACCAGCGCGTTCATCGGCAGCTTCCGCACGGCGTTCGGCATGACGCCGACGCGGTATCTGGCGGATCGGGGGTAA